In the genome of Planctomycetota bacterium, the window GGGGAAGATCAACCACGAGATCGACCGGCTGTTTCCCGAGCCGATCGAAATCCTTGCCGAACCGGGGCGGTTCCTCGTCGCCTCGGCGGCGACCGCCGTCTCGAAGATCATTGGCAAGGCGTTTCGCAACGACAAACTCTGCTACTACGTCGACGATGGCGTCTACCACACCTACTCCGGTGTGATCTTCGACCACTGCACGTATCACTTGAAGGCGTTCAAGCGGGGCACGCCGCAGTTATGCGCCGTCTTCGGGCCGACCTGCGACGCCCTCGACACGATCAGCCTCGCCGAGCACCTGCCCGACCTCGAGATCGGCGACTATCTTTACGGTGAGAACATCGGCGCCTATTCGGCCGCCAGTTCCACGCACTTCAACGGCTTCCCGCCGGCGACCGTGGTCCACGTGAATCGCTGAGCGGAAATCACGGCCGCACTGCCTCGACGAGGTGGTAGTGCTTCACCTCCTCGCGGGCGACGTCGCGCCACGTCGCCGGGAGTGTCTCCAGGTACCAGGCCGGGCGCTTCGTGGCCACCAGCAGCGTGCCCCCCGGGGCGAGGGCCCGGTGGGCGGCGTCGACGAACAGCTTCGCGATCCGGAAGTCGGCGTAGTACGGGGGATTGGCAAGGACCAGATCCCAACTGCCGGGGTCGGGGATCGCGCCGCCGGCCTCGAGGGTGACGGTGACATTGTCCAGGCCGTTGGCGGCGGCGGCGCGGCGCGTGCAGTCGACCGCGCGGGCGTTGCTGTCGAGGGCGTGGACGACGACCGACGGATCGCGGGCCGCGATCCCCAGGGCGACGCAGCCGCTGCCGCAGCCGATGTCGACGACGCGCGTGCCGGGGGCGACGTCGACGGCGTTGAGAAGGTGTCGGGCAGCGGGATCGACGCGCCGGTGGGCGAACACGCCGGGGCGCGTGAACGCGGTGAGCAGCCGCTCCCGGTCACGAAACACCACTGTCGCCGAAAAGTCGCGGACGCGCGGGGGGCGGGTTTTGGTCACCACGTAGGCGACCGCATCCTCGCCGTGGCGCACGCCCACGCGTTCCCGTGTGTCGGCGAGCTGGCCGTGGAGCCAGGTGTCGCGGGGATTGTCGACGGCGGCCACGAGCTGGCCTCCCGGCTCGAGGGCGAGCAGCGCCGCTTGGAGGATGTCGCGCGACAGCTCCGCTTCGCCGTCGCGCGACAGCGGCACGATCGCCAGGTCGAACGGCCCGGCCGGCAGGTCGGGGGCACAGGTGACGCTCAGGCCGTCGGGCACCGTGCCGTGGGCGGCCAGTGCCGCGTCGAAGTGGAAGGCATCGAGAAACCAGGCGCTGACTGCGGCGTCGGGGCGCTCGGCGGCCAGGCTCCAGGCGGCCTGGGCCCGCCCGGGTGAGGTGCAGGCGATCCGGGTGCCCGGCAGCGTGCGGGCGATCCCGAGGGCGAGGGCCTCGGCGGGAAGCGGCGGCAGTGGCGCGTCGGACATGGAGCGAGCAGACGCCGGCGACGCCCTGGCGCCAACCGAACGCGAAAAACG includes:
- a CDS encoding methyltransferase, with product MSDAPLPPLPAEALALGIARTLPGTRIACTSPGRAQAAWSLAAERPDAAVSAWFLDAFHFDAALAAHGTVPDGLSVTCAPDLPAGPFDLAIVPLSRDGEAELSRDILQAALLALEPGGQLVAAVDNPRDTWLHGQLADTRERVGVRHGEDAVAYVVTKTRPPRVRDFSATVVFRDRERLLTAFTRPGVFAHRRVDPAARHLLNAVDVAPGTRVVDIGCGSGCVALGIAARDPSVVVHALDSNARAVDCTRRAAAANGLDNVTVTLEAGGAIPDPGSWDLVLANPPYYADFRIAKLFVDAAHRALAPGGTLLVATKRPAWYLETLPATWRDVAREEVKHYHLVEAVRP